A single region of the Marinobacter nanhaiticus D15-8W genome encodes:
- a CDS encoding methyl-accepting chemotaxis protein yields MNFIRKLGLKTKIVLPFALTALAIIALGIVNLLTTQGLVRDTGRVAHDYLPSVSAALNADRDLYQAYTAQQNLLFAAQAGEDTQTFLESYEENAQQAIDRMGTVRSNLSVDGVEDELKGFETAFEGWKSAADAVNEKVLQGQLSEARADMIETVLPLFSTLRDYYDIAGAFADERALATAEGATQAGNQSMTTTVLVTIVVLAISGLIFYISTRLIISSLKHLRSRLDDIAEGEGDLSSRVPVESDDDLGRLANSFNAVLANLQGMVREIKSLSQELNQGAEKLEQAAAENREGISHQTDAITQVATAINEMQSAIEEVAGNAGTAADVTREAQNNAESGSRIVRNSSEEVHRLSDQIENAVGVIRKLSEDSNNITSVLDVIRGVAEQTNLLALNAAIEAARAGDQGRGFAVVADEVRTLAQRTQESTADIQSMISTLQSGVSDIVDVMETGNKQAAQTVKLSSEAEKELHSILEAMNSISDVNASVASATEEQTQVVDEINRSITQIHDLAQSSDERSTEINEISLLLAGYAQTLNTQVGRYRV; encoded by the coding sequence ATGAATTTCATCCGCAAACTGGGATTAAAGACCAAGATTGTTCTTCCCTTTGCGTTGACTGCGCTGGCTATTATTGCACTGGGCATCGTCAACCTTCTTACTACCCAGGGACTGGTACGTGACACAGGGCGTGTAGCACATGACTATCTACCATCTGTGAGCGCCGCATTGAATGCGGACCGAGACCTCTATCAAGCCTATACGGCACAACAAAACCTCCTCTTCGCCGCACAAGCCGGCGAAGATACGCAAACTTTTCTCGAAAGCTATGAGGAAAACGCGCAACAGGCCATCGACCGTATGGGAACTGTGCGTAGCAATCTTTCCGTAGACGGGGTGGAAGATGAGCTGAAAGGTTTTGAAACCGCTTTCGAAGGCTGGAAGTCTGCAGCAGACGCCGTTAATGAGAAAGTGCTCCAAGGCCAACTTAGCGAAGCAAGAGCGGACATGATAGAGACGGTTCTGCCGCTCTTCTCCACACTACGCGACTATTACGACATCGCGGGCGCATTTGCCGATGAGAGAGCCCTCGCAACCGCCGAAGGCGCGACCCAGGCGGGCAATCAGAGCATGACCACAACCGTTCTGGTGACGATCGTTGTATTGGCCATCAGCGGCCTCATTTTCTATATCTCGACCCGGCTCATCATTTCATCCCTGAAACACCTTCGGTCCAGGCTGGATGATATTGCCGAAGGCGAAGGTGACTTAAGCAGCCGTGTACCGGTCGAATCCGATGACGACTTGGGGCGACTGGCCAATAGCTTCAATGCGGTACTTGCCAACCTTCAGGGCATGGTCAGGGAAATCAAGAGCCTTTCCCAGGAGCTGAACCAGGGGGCCGAGAAACTCGAGCAGGCTGCAGCTGAGAACCGCGAAGGGATCAGCCATCAGACCGATGCGATTACCCAAGTCGCCACTGCGATCAACGAAATGCAAAGCGCGATCGAGGAAGTTGCCGGAAACGCGGGAACAGCGGCAGACGTGACCCGCGAAGCCCAGAACAATGCGGAATCAGGCTCCCGAATCGTTCGCAACTCATCTGAAGAGGTCCATCGTCTTTCCGATCAGATTGAAAATGCCGTTGGCGTTATTCGCAAGCTCTCAGAAGATTCCAATAATATTACGTCTGTTCTTGATGTCATCCGTGGTGTAGCCGAACAAACGAACCTGCTGGCACTTAATGCAGCGATCGAGGCGGCTCGCGCGGGGGATCAGGGCCGCGGATTTGCGGTAGTTGCCGACGAAGTGCGCACGCTGGCTCAAAGGACGCAGGAATCGACGGCCGATATACAATCCATGATCAGCACGCTGCAATCAGGCGTCTCGGACATCGTCGACGTTATGGAAACCGGCAACAAGCAGGCCGCTCAGACCGTGAAACTGTCGAGCGAGGCCGAGAAAGAACTGCATTCCATCCTTGAAGCGATGAACAGCATCAGCGACGTAAACGCCAGTGTAGCCTCAGCAACGGAAGAACAGACGCAGGTGGTGGACGAGATCAATCGCAGCATTACCCAGATTCACGATCTCGCACAAAGCAGCGACGAGCGTTCTACGGAGATCAACGAGATCAGCCTACTGTTGGCAGGATACGCACAGACACTGAATACTCAGGTGGGCCGTTACCGGGTCTGA
- the parC gene encoding DNA topoisomerase IV subunit A: MAEFQTTDEGFERVSLRDYTEKAYLDYSMYVILDRALPHVGDGLKPVQRRIVYAMSELGLKATAKYKKSARTVGDVLGKFHPHGDSACYEAMVLMAQPFSYRYPLIDGQGNWGSPDDPKSFAAMRYTESRLAPFSEVLLSELGQGTVDWVPNFDGTMDEPASLPARLPHVLLNGTTGIAVGMATDIPPHNVREVTAACIRLLDAPETTTGELLEHIKGPDFPTRAEIITPRKDLRQMYETGRGSLRMRAKWIRENGEVVVTELPHQVSGARVLEQIAQQMQTKKLPMVADLRDESDHENPTRLVIVARSNRVDLDGLMTHLFASTDLEKTYRVNLNMIGIDGRPQVKDLRTLLTEWLTYRTTTVRRRLQFRLDKVLARLHILEGLLVAYLNIDEVIEIIRYEDKPKDELMRRFGLSPEQAEAILELKLRHLAKLEEMKIKGEQDELSQERDHLQSILGSESKLRDLIKSELQTDAETYGDERRSPIVEREEARAFSEVDLVSNDPVTVVLSEKAWVRAAKGHDIDPEGLSYKAGDRFALAAKGRNNQQAIFLDSTGRAYSLMAHSLPSARGQGEPLTGRINPPPGATFAGVMMGDPRHRVLLVTDGGYGFVSNLDNLISKNRNGKAVVSVPKGARVMAPIMVPEGDDLHLGAITNEGRMLVFPLSELPELAKGKGNKIISIPSARVQTREEFVVAVCVFRPADQLVVQAGKRKMTLQFSDLEHYIGERGRRGHKLPRGLQRVDALEVVSASTAADAPEAEGTVDSE, from the coding sequence ATGGCTGAATTTCAGACGACCGACGAAGGTTTTGAGCGCGTCTCGCTACGGGACTATACGGAGAAGGCGTACCTCGATTACTCCATGTACGTCATCCTGGACCGCGCGCTCCCCCACGTGGGCGACGGTCTGAAGCCGGTACAGCGCCGCATTGTCTATGCGATGTCGGAGCTGGGGCTCAAGGCGACCGCCAAGTACAAGAAATCGGCAAGAACCGTCGGTGACGTGCTGGGTAAGTTCCATCCCCATGGCGACAGCGCCTGTTACGAAGCCATGGTGCTCATGGCGCAGCCTTTTTCCTACCGCTATCCGTTGATCGACGGACAGGGCAACTGGGGGTCCCCGGACGATCCCAAGTCCTTTGCCGCCATGCGTTATACCGAATCGCGCCTTGCCCCTTTTTCGGAAGTCCTGCTAAGTGAGCTGGGGCAGGGTACGGTCGACTGGGTGCCCAACTTTGACGGCACCATGGACGAACCCGCTTCGCTGCCGGCGCGACTGCCACATGTGCTGCTTAACGGTACCACGGGCATCGCAGTGGGGATGGCCACCGATATTCCGCCTCACAATGTACGCGAGGTGACGGCGGCGTGTATCCGGTTGCTGGATGCCCCAGAAACCACCACTGGCGAATTGCTCGAACACATCAAAGGCCCGGATTTCCCGACCCGGGCGGAAATTATCACGCCGCGCAAGGATCTGCGGCAGATGTACGAAACCGGCCGCGGTTCCTTGCGCATGCGCGCCAAGTGGATACGCGAGAACGGCGAGGTCGTCGTTACCGAGTTGCCTCACCAGGTTTCCGGTGCGCGGGTGCTGGAGCAGATCGCCCAGCAGATGCAGACCAAGAAGCTGCCGATGGTTGCGGATCTGCGTGACGAGTCCGATCACGAGAACCCGACCCGCCTGGTGATCGTGGCCCGGTCAAACCGGGTGGATCTCGATGGGTTGATGACGCACCTGTTTGCCAGCACCGACCTGGAGAAGACCTACCGCGTCAACCTCAATATGATCGGCATCGACGGCCGGCCCCAGGTCAAGGACCTGCGCACGCTGCTGACCGAGTGGCTGACCTACCGCACCACGACCGTCCGCCGACGACTGCAGTTCCGCCTCGACAAGGTCCTGGCACGTCTGCACATCCTCGAAGGCCTACTGGTGGCCTACCTCAATATCGACGAGGTTATCGAGATTATTCGCTACGAGGACAAGCCCAAAGACGAGCTCATGCGCCGTTTCGGGTTAAGCCCGGAGCAGGCGGAAGCCATCCTCGAGTTGAAGTTGCGCCACTTGGCCAAGCTGGAGGAAATGAAGATCAAGGGTGAGCAGGACGAGCTGTCCCAGGAGCGGGACCACCTGCAGTCGATACTCGGTTCCGAGTCCAAACTGCGTGACCTGATCAAGTCCGAACTCCAGACAGACGCCGAGACTTACGGTGATGAACGCCGCTCGCCTATTGTCGAACGCGAGGAGGCTCGGGCCTTCAGTGAAGTGGATCTGGTTTCGAACGATCCGGTCACGGTCGTACTCTCGGAAAAAGCCTGGGTCCGCGCGGCCAAGGGCCATGATATCGATCCCGAAGGGCTCAGCTACAAGGCGGGTGACCGCTTCGCCCTCGCTGCGAAAGGGCGCAACAACCAGCAGGCCATCTTCCTCGATTCCACCGGTCGGGCTTATTCGTTAATGGCCCACAGTCTGCCCTCCGCCAGGGGGCAGGGCGAGCCGTTGACCGGTCGTATTAATCCACCGCCGGGCGCGACCTTTGCCGGCGTGATGATGGGGGATCCCCGTCATCGGGTGCTGCTGGTCACGGACGGTGGTTATGGCTTCGTATCCAATCTGGACAACCTGATCAGCAAGAACCGCAACGGCAAGGCTGTGGTTTCCGTGCCTAAAGGGGCCCGGGTCATGGCGCCGATCATGGTGCCGGAAGGAGATGATCTCCACCTGGGCGCGATCACGAATGAAGGGCGTATGTTGGTCTTTCCGTTGTCGGAGTTGCCTGAACTGGCCAAAGGTAAGGGGAACAAGATTATTTCCATTCCCTCGGCAAGGGTCCAGACCCGGGAAGAATTCGTCGTTGCCGTATGTGTGTTCCGTCCAGCGGATCAGCTCGTGGTCCAGGCCGGTAAGCGCAAGATGACGCTGCAGTTTAGCGACCTGGAGCATTACATCGGCGAACGCGGTCGCCGTGGGCACAAGCTGCCGCGAGGTTTGCAGCGGGTGGACGCGCTTGAAGTGGTGTCGGCATCGACGGCGGCCGATGCGCCGGAAGCAGAAGGAACAGTCGACAGTGAGTGA
- the serB gene encoding phosphoserine phosphatase SerB produces the protein MSELVLINVSGRDKPGLTSEITGIMARYDVRILDIGQAVIHDHLTWGILAEIPDEANAPPVIRDLLFRLHSLDLQVRFAPITEAEYQQWAEGRNRACYIVTLLSRDIKAQQIAKVSEITAQHGLNIDNITRLSARPSLNPADNRIACVEFSVRGTPADLDTLRTDFLRIAGEMNVDIAFQEDTIFRRSRRLVVFDMDSTLIEAEVIDELAREAGIGDQVAEITERAMQGELDFSESFTERLALLKGLDESVLQTIAARLTLTEGAEHLIRSLKALGYRTAILSGGFTYFARHLQERLGIDYIYANELEIKDGKVTGQVSGRIVDGQRKAELLAEIAEREGVSREQVIAVGDGANDLPMLSQAGLGVAFRAKPLVKESARHSISTLGLDAILYLIGFRESDTGQFFKAE, from the coding sequence GTGAGTGAGCTGGTTCTGATCAACGTCTCCGGCCGTGACAAGCCGGGGCTGACGTCCGAAATCACCGGGATCATGGCGCGATACGACGTGCGTATCCTCGATATTGGTCAGGCGGTTATCCATGATCACCTGACCTGGGGCATCCTGGCGGAGATCCCGGACGAGGCCAATGCGCCGCCGGTCATCCGGGACCTGTTATTCCGGTTGCACTCACTGGACTTGCAAGTGCGGTTTGCGCCGATCACCGAAGCGGAATATCAGCAGTGGGCGGAGGGCCGTAATCGCGCCTGCTACATCGTCACGCTGCTGTCCCGGGACATCAAGGCTCAGCAGATTGCCAAGGTTTCCGAGATAACCGCCCAGCACGGCCTGAACATCGACAACATCACCCGCCTCTCTGCGCGGCCGTCACTGAACCCGGCGGATAACCGCATCGCCTGTGTCGAATTCTCGGTACGCGGTACCCCGGCCGACCTGGATACCTTGCGTACAGATTTCCTGCGCATTGCCGGCGAGATGAACGTGGATATCGCCTTCCAGGAGGACACCATCTTCCGCCGTAGTCGTCGGCTGGTGGTGTTCGATATGGACTCCACCTTAATAGAGGCCGAAGTGATCGACGAGCTGGCCCGGGAGGCCGGTATTGGCGACCAGGTAGCCGAGATTACGGAGCGGGCGATGCAGGGCGAGCTCGATTTCAGCGAGAGCTTTACCGAGCGTCTGGCCCTGCTGAAGGGGCTGGACGAGAGCGTGCTGCAGACGATCGCGGCCCGCCTGACGCTCACCGAGGGCGCCGAGCACCTGATACGTAGTCTCAAGGCACTGGGTTACCGCACGGCGATCCTGTCGGGTGGCTTCACCTATTTCGCACGCCATCTGCAGGAGCGGCTGGGCATCGACTATATCTACGCCAACGAGCTGGAAATCAAGGACGGCAAGGTTACGGGTCAGGTATCGGGCCGTATCGTTGACGGTCAGCGTAAGGCGGAACTACTGGCGGAAATTGCCGAGCGGGAAGGTGTATCCCGAGAGCAGGTGATCGCCGTCGGTGACGGAGCCAACGATCTGCCGATGCTGAGCCAGGCTGGGCTTGGGGTTGCTTTTCGCGCCAAGCCTCTGGTTAAGGAATCAGCGCGGCATTCGATTTCTACCCTGGGGTTGGATGCGATCCTTTACCTGATTGGCTTCCGCGAGAGCGATACGGGGCAGTTTTTCAAGGCAGAATAG
- a CDS encoding EAL domain-containing response regulator — MQKKNTTVHLLILDPSQNDAEVLVSLLRNSGRATRAHRVTSEEDLEEALRTSNWDLMLARDLPDQEVSPDAALALIKRLDKDIPFLLLTTEFSRERSVQIMKAGAQAAVPGDYNDLIMLTVKRELDSLAARHQRRVLESHLRESEQRCQLLLESSKDAIAYINDGMHIYANQSYMDFFGYDDLDEMICIPILDTLAPESHDDYKEFMKAFAEHKEDGMALNCVAKRSDGTELNIVIKVSAATYDGEPCTQIVVQPEQDNAELEEKLKQISTQDLLTGLFNRQYLMDELGKAVVRAGETKQTGGIAYIALDNFTQVRGQLGIAGADLMLGDVANILREQVEDEMTLARLSDDAFCILALPCQETRMAEICESIRKTIEDHLFEISGKTVQLTVSIGIAAITENAPKAPDLLGRAHTASSEVRKLEGHENGNGVLVYNPAKYESLDDSNSVEAIQKALDEDRFRLLFQPIINLRGEGEEHYEAFVRMLDKDNQEVSPYDFLPPAGPSDMASKIDRWVILQTIKHLASHRSKGHDTRLFLNVTGETIQDKTFTAWLSVALKAARLPGDSLIFQIREGDANNYMKQAREFAKSLRELHCKLSISQFGCALNPFNTLKHVDVDYVKIDGSFTEEIQKNEDVKEEVKEMVSALQNNGKLTIIPLVENASVLATLWQAGVNYIQGYYLQAPVPEMDYDFGDQ, encoded by the coding sequence ATGCAGAAGAAGAATACGACGGTTCATCTGCTGATCCTCGATCCTTCCCAGAACGATGCCGAAGTACTGGTCAGTCTGTTGAGAAATTCCGGACGGGCAACCCGGGCCCACCGGGTCACTTCCGAAGAAGACCTCGAAGAAGCGCTGAGGACCAGCAACTGGGACCTCATGCTGGCCCGGGACCTGCCCGACCAGGAAGTTTCGCCCGATGCCGCGCTGGCACTGATCAAACGGCTCGACAAGGATATTCCGTTCCTTCTGCTGACGACCGAATTCAGCCGTGAACGTAGCGTCCAGATCATGAAGGCCGGCGCCCAGGCGGCCGTGCCGGGCGACTATAACGACCTGATCATGCTCACCGTCAAGCGCGAGCTGGACAGCCTCGCCGCACGTCACCAGCGCCGGGTGCTGGAATCGCACCTGCGCGAGTCCGAACAGCGTTGCCAACTGCTGCTCGAAAGCTCCAAGGACGCCATCGCCTACATCAATGATGGTATGCACATCTATGCCAACCAGTCCTACATGGACTTCTTCGGCTACGATGATCTCGACGAGATGATCTGCATCCCCATCCTGGACACCCTCGCGCCAGAAAGCCACGACGACTACAAAGAGTTCATGAAGGCCTTTGCTGAGCACAAGGAAGACGGCATGGCCCTCAATTGCGTTGCCAAGCGCAGCGACGGCACAGAGCTGAATATCGTCATCAAGGTGTCCGCCGCCACCTACGACGGCGAGCCCTGTACCCAGATCGTGGTCCAGCCGGAGCAGGACAACGCCGAGCTGGAAGAAAAACTGAAACAGATCAGCACCCAGGATCTGCTCACCGGCCTCTTCAATCGCCAGTACCTGATGGACGAGCTGGGCAAAGCCGTCGTGCGTGCAGGCGAGACCAAGCAGACCGGAGGCATTGCCTATATTGCGCTCGATAACTTTACCCAGGTTCGCGGCCAACTCGGCATCGCCGGCGCCGACCTGATGCTTGGTGATGTGGCGAACATCCTGCGCGAACAGGTCGAGGACGAGATGACCCTGGCTCGCCTGAGCGACGACGCCTTCTGCATACTTGCCCTGCCCTGCCAGGAAACCCGAATGGCGGAGATTTGCGAATCGATTCGTAAGACGATCGAAGATCACCTGTTCGAAATTTCCGGCAAGACGGTGCAATTGACGGTTTCAATCGGCATTGCAGCGATCACCGAAAATGCGCCCAAGGCACCCGATCTCTTGGGTCGTGCGCATACGGCATCCTCGGAAGTACGCAAGCTCGAGGGGCACGAAAACGGCAATGGTGTACTGGTCTACAACCCGGCCAAGTACGAATCCCTGGATGACTCAAATTCAGTAGAAGCCATTCAGAAGGCGCTCGATGAGGATCGATTCCGCTTGCTGTTCCAGCCGATTATCAACCTGCGTGGCGAAGGCGAGGAGCACTACGAGGCCTTTGTCCGCATGCTGGACAAGGACAACCAGGAGGTCTCGCCCTATGACTTCCTGCCGCCGGCCGGACCATCCGATATGGCCAGCAAGATAGACCGCTGGGTGATCCTGCAAACCATCAAGCACCTGGCCAGCCATCGTTCGAAAGGGCACGACACCCGCCTGTTCCTCAACGTGACCGGCGAAACCATCCAGGACAAGACCTTCACGGCTTGGCTCAGCGTGGCCCTCAAGGCGGCGCGCCTGCCCGGCGACTCGCTGATCTTCCAGATCCGCGAAGGCGATGCCAACAACTACATGAAGCAGGCCCGCGAATTCGCCAAGTCGCTAAGGGAACTGCACTGCAAGCTGTCCATCAGCCAGTTCGGCTGCGCATTGAACCCGTTCAACACGCTCAAGCACGTGGACGTGGACTATGTGAAGATCGACGGCTCCTTCACCGAGGAAATCCAGAAGAACGAAGATGTGAAGGAAGAAGTGAAGGAGATGGTGTCCGCTCTGCAAAACAACGGCAAGCTGACCATTATCCCGCTGGTGGAGAACGCCTCTGTCCTGGCGACCCTGTGGCAGGCCGGCGTGAACTACATCCAGGGCTACTACCTGCAGGCGCCGGTTCCGGAGATGGATTACGACTTCGGGGACCAGTAG
- the epmB gene encoding EF-P beta-lysylation protein EpmB: MIQRTATSLEAQSLEAQSREIRSMEDGRGPASPLTWQQELARAINRPEALLSELGLPPDLLPGARAGATLFSVRVPYPYLARITYGDPDDPLLRQVLPLGAETLERPGFVDDPLKEADHTPQQGLIRKYHSRALLMVTGTCAINCRYCFRRHFPYADHRQSPDARAAALETLRDSPEINEVIFSGGDPLAVNDRLLAAWAEDLAAIPHLKRLRIHTRLPVVIPQRIDDAFIKWFGNNRLQKVMVVHINHPREIDDAVHRAMARLRDAGVTLLNQSVILKGVNDSVDTLRELSESLFDAGILPYYLHAFDPVQGAAHFDVSDEQARALMRGLLAMLPGFLVPRLVREIPGESSKTPLTIQD, from the coding sequence ATGATACAGCGAACCGCCACGTCGTTAGAAGCCCAGTCGTTAGAAGCCCAATCTCGGGAAATCCGGTCGATGGAAGACGGTCGTGGACCGGCGTCGCCCCTGACGTGGCAACAGGAACTGGCCCGGGCCATCAACCGCCCGGAAGCCCTGCTGTCCGAACTGGGCCTGCCCCCTGACCTCCTGCCCGGTGCACGGGCCGGCGCCACGCTTTTCAGCGTTCGGGTTCCCTATCCCTACCTGGCCCGCATAACGTATGGCGACCCGGATGACCCCTTACTGCGCCAGGTACTACCCCTGGGCGCAGAAACCCTTGAAAGACCAGGCTTTGTCGACGACCCCTTGAAAGAGGCCGACCACACACCGCAGCAGGGCTTGATCCGCAAATACCATAGCCGCGCCCTGCTCATGGTAACCGGCACCTGCGCGATCAACTGCCGTTACTGTTTCCGGCGCCACTTCCCCTACGCAGATCATCGGCAGTCTCCCGATGCCCGCGCTGCCGCACTGGAAACCCTGCGCGATAGTCCGGAGATCAACGAAGTCATCTTCAGTGGTGGTGATCCGCTGGCGGTTAACGACCGCCTCCTGGCCGCCTGGGCAGAAGATCTGGCGGCCATTCCACACCTGAAACGCCTGAGGATTCACACCCGCCTGCCGGTGGTCATTCCCCAGCGCATCGACGATGCCTTTATCAAGTGGTTCGGCAATAATCGCCTGCAAAAGGTGATGGTGGTGCATATCAACCACCCGCGGGAGATCGACGACGCCGTGCACCGCGCCATGGCGCGACTGCGAGACGCCGGTGTAACCCTGCTCAACCAGAGCGTGATCCTCAAGGGTGTCAACGATTCGGTGGATACACTGCGGGAACTCAGCGAGTCATTGTTCGATGCCGGTATCCTGCCGTACTACCTGCATGCCTTCGATCCGGTGCAAGGCGCCGCGCATTTCGACGTATCGGACGAACAGGCGCGAGCGTTGATGCGAGGACTTCTCGCCATGCTACCCGGGTTTCTCGTTCCACGCCTGGTGCGCGAAATTCCCGGCGAATCCAGCAAGACCCCCCTGACTATTCAGGATTAA
- the efp gene encoding elongation factor P produces MASYSTNEFRGGLKVLLDGDPCIILENEFVKPGKGQAFNRVKLRNLMSNRVWERTFKSGESLEAADVVDQEMEYLYTDGEFWHFMATDGSFEQHPADEKAVGDALKWLKEQDVYTVTLYNGTPLSVSPPNFVELEVVDTDPGMKGDTAQGGSKPATLSTGAVVNVPLFITIGEVLKVDTRSGEYVSRVKSS; encoded by the coding sequence ATGGCTTCGTATTCTACCAACGAATTCCGCGGCGGTCTTAAGGTTTTGCTGGACGGCGACCCTTGTATCATCCTCGAGAACGAGTTCGTCAAGCCCGGTAAGGGCCAGGCGTTCAACCGGGTCAAGCTGCGCAACCTGATGAGCAACCGGGTTTGGGAGCGGACTTTCAAGTCTGGCGAAAGCCTTGAAGCAGCGGACGTGGTCGACCAGGAAATGGAATACCTGTATACCGACGGCGAATTCTGGCATTTCATGGCGACCGACGGTTCCTTTGAACAGCACCCCGCTGACGAGAAGGCCGTGGGCGATGCGCTCAAGTGGCTCAAGGAGCAGGACGTCTACACGGTCACCCTATACAACGGGACACCGTTGTCTGTCTCTCCGCCCAACTTCGTGGAACTTGAGGTGGTGGACACCGATCCGGGCATGAAAGGCGATACTGCGCAGGGTGGCTCCAAGCCGGCAACCCTGTCCACCGGCGCAGTTGTCAACGTGCCCCTGTTCATCACGATCGGCGAAGTCCTGAAAGTCGATACCCGCTCCGGCGAATACGTCAGCCGCGTGAAGAGCAGCTGA
- the epmA gene encoding EF-P lysine aminoacylase EpmA, with protein sequence MTQEPGWRPTAALAAQRERAALLAYLRQFFEARDVLEVETPLLARRGVSDLHLDCVPAELAAVSGYAGGRVYLQTSPEYHMKRLLAAGSGAIYQVFRAFRDGERGRRHNPEFSLLEWYRPGFDDQALMDEVSDLVCGWLRIPAPERMTYRQAFLQHAGLDPFSISLEALRRQVGEQAGDPAFAGKLDRDGCLDFILTHTIEPAFESRPAVFIHDYPASQAALARTREAAGHPVAHRFELYLYGVELCNGYWELTDAEEQRRRFEQDNALRRLHGKPEMPADERLLEALASGMPDCAGVALGLDRLLMCRLGTRDIQDVIAFPIERA encoded by the coding sequence ATGACGCAGGAACCGGGCTGGCGGCCGACCGCCGCTTTGGCCGCCCAACGGGAGCGGGCAGCGCTGCTCGCCTATCTGCGTCAGTTCTTCGAAGCCCGTGACGTGCTGGAAGTCGAGACTCCGCTCCTGGCACGGCGCGGTGTTTCAGATCTGCATCTCGATTGTGTCCCCGCGGAGCTCGCTGCGGTATCTGGCTACGCCGGTGGCAGGGTTTATCTGCAAACCTCTCCGGAATACCACATGAAGCGCCTGCTGGCAGCTGGCAGTGGGGCTATTTATCAGGTTTTTCGCGCTTTCCGGGACGGCGAAAGGGGACGGCGTCACAATCCGGAGTTTTCCCTGCTGGAGTGGTACCGGCCAGGCTTTGACGACCAGGCATTGATGGACGAAGTCAGCGACCTGGTTTGCGGTTGGTTGAGGATCCCTGCGCCAGAGCGGATGACCTATCGGCAGGCCTTCCTGCAACACGCGGGATTGGACCCGTTCTCTATTTCTCTCGAAGCGCTCCGGCGACAGGTGGGCGAACAGGCCGGCGATCCGGCCTTTGCCGGAAAGCTCGACCGCGATGGCTGCCTCGATTTCATCCTGACCCATACCATCGAGCCGGCCTTTGAAAGCCGGCCTGCGGTGTTCATTCATGACTATCCCGCCAGCCAGGCCGCCCTGGCGCGTACCCGCGAGGCCGCGGGCCACCCGGTGGCTCACCGGTTTGAGCTCTACCTCTACGGCGTGGAGTTATGCAATGGCTACTGGGAATTGACGGATGCTGAGGAGCAACGGCGGCGCTTCGAGCAGGACAATGCGCTGCGTCGACTGCATGGAAAGCCTGAAATGCCTGCCGATGAGCGGTTGCTGGAGGCGCTCGCCTCCGGTATGCCTGACTGTGCTGGCGTTGCACTGGGGCTGGACCGTTTGCTGATGTGCAGGCTTGGCACGCGAGATATCCAGGATGTGATTGCTTTCCCGATCGAGCGCGCCTGA